From Marivirga harenae, one genomic window encodes:
- a CDS encoding TonB-dependent receptor: protein MAKELYKLGGGKHIILLLLFIMCFSFLKAQNIQISGYLTEEESNQPVQAALYLNHQDEGLTSNSSGFFTFPWQAHQTLILEISSSSHERKVISFKPKSDTLIYINMKAITLEEVVAKANKTEVARSSVSMDIEKLRSIPPVMGEADILKTFTLFPGIAAGNEGTTGLFVRGGTPDQNLLLLDEAVIFNPSHLLGFISVFNQNAIESATVYKGNFPSKYGGRLSSIVDVEMKDGSESEERKGSLSIGLLSSNIFLSGNREKFSYMLSGRSTYLTLASIPNKIRYTYRQTDSKFNYWMEDVNAKINFEPIEDHKMTFSVYQTGDYFTTTERDIPLTNELHIDWGNQLVSLKHTGLLKNNFIIENSFTYSRYKYQLEALQSNEQNIAVDTAFANSSATHNVSLKSQLNKEINQKLALDIGLQQQYYFFNPRFYNKTIDNTDFGAQCLWKTGLFLDLKYDVSDYLMINGGYRHSFYLSGSDFYTIPEPRISIDYQWSSNLNLNLGFTKMAQPIHLLNSSSGLPNDNWVPAGENIRPAIAYQINGGFSRAIPSLNGEFSMEGYAKRMNDLIDYPYGYSFYGIAAGPLDEIVEKEGIGEAYGIETYFEMQKDNFSGWLSYTYSFNTRQFEGINEGTPYFANFDRRHDLSLSVNYKASQKWNFNAVWNLQSGRPFTAPSAIIRNPGGLEQVVYGPRNNSRLPVYHRLDLGAEYSFTKKDRDRKWSFGIINAYNRVNPFYYRLFPKMVGTNSSGTVDYFENQYTGQGFLPFLPYVSYQFNLFKNRK from the coding sequence ATGGCTAAAGAGTTATATAAATTAGGAGGGGGCAAGCATATCATCTTGCTCCTTCTTTTTATAATGTGTTTTAGTTTTCTTAAAGCCCAGAATATTCAAATTTCGGGTTATTTAACAGAAGAAGAGTCAAATCAGCCAGTTCAGGCAGCACTCTATTTAAATCACCAAGATGAAGGACTAACAAGTAATAGTTCGGGTTTCTTCACCTTTCCTTGGCAGGCCCATCAAACCTTAATTTTAGAAATATCTTCTTCAAGTCATGAGAGGAAGGTTATTAGTTTCAAGCCGAAATCGGATACTCTTATCTATATTAATATGAAAGCCATAACATTGGAAGAGGTAGTGGCTAAAGCCAACAAAACTGAAGTAGCAAGAAGTTCAGTCAGTATGGATATTGAAAAGCTTCGATCAATACCACCAGTAATGGGGGAAGCTGATATTTTAAAAACGTTTACCCTTTTTCCTGGTATTGCAGCCGGTAACGAAGGCACCACAGGCTTGTTTGTAAGGGGTGGTACACCGGATCAAAATTTACTATTGTTGGATGAAGCTGTAATTTTTAATCCCTCTCACTTGCTGGGTTTTATATCGGTTTTCAATCAAAATGCTATTGAAAGTGCTACGGTTTACAAAGGAAACTTCCCTTCAAAATATGGTGGACGTTTATCTTCCATAGTAGATGTTGAAATGAAGGATGGAAGCGAAAGTGAGGAAAGAAAAGGGAGCTTAAGTATTGGCTTGTTGAGTTCCAATATATTTCTTTCAGGGAACAGAGAGAAATTCAGTTATATGCTAAGTGGCCGGAGCACTTACCTTACTCTCGCTTCTATTCCTAATAAGATAAGATATACCTATAGACAGACCGACAGTAAGTTTAATTACTGGATGGAAGATGTAAATGCTAAAATTAACTTTGAACCTATTGAAGATCACAAGATGACTTTTTCAGTCTACCAGACAGGTGATTATTTCACTACAACAGAACGGGATATTCCCTTAACCAATGAACTTCATATCGATTGGGGAAACCAATTGGTTAGCTTAAAGCATACTGGCTTACTTAAAAATAATTTCATTATTGAAAATTCTTTTACTTATTCCCGATACAAATATCAGTTAGAAGCGCTGCAATCCAACGAGCAGAATATAGCAGTTGATACTGCTTTTGCTAATAGTTCCGCCACTCATAATGTTTCATTAAAGTCTCAATTAAATAAGGAAATTAATCAGAAACTAGCCTTAGATATCGGGCTTCAGCAACAATATTATTTCTTTAATCCTCGCTTTTATAATAAGACAATAGATAATACTGATTTTGGTGCTCAGTGTCTGTGGAAGACGGGCTTGTTTCTGGATTTAAAATATGATGTTTCTGATTATTTAATGATTAATGGAGGTTACCGGCACTCTTTTTATCTCTCAGGATCAGATTTTTATACCATTCCTGAGCCTCGAATTTCCATTGATTACCAATGGAGCAGTAATTTAAATTTGAACTTAGGGTTCACCAAAATGGCCCAGCCTATTCATTTATTAAACAGCAGTTCTGGTTTACCCAATGACAATTGGGTTCCGGCAGGTGAAAATATTCGTCCTGCTATTGCTTATCAAATCAATGGCGGGTTTTCAAGAGCTATTCCTTCTTTAAATGGGGAGTTTTCCATGGAGGGATATGCTAAAAGAATGAATGATTTAATTGATTATCCTTATGGATATAGCTTTTATGGAATAGCTGCAGGCCCTTTAGATGAAATTGTAGAAAAAGAAGGGATAGGTGAGGCTTATGGTATCGAGACCTATTTTGAAATGCAAAAGGATAATTTTTCTGGATGGTTGTCTTATACTTATTCGTTCAATACCCGCCAATTCGAAGGAATAAATGAAGGCACCCCATATTTTGCTAATTTTGACAGGAGACATGATTTGAGTTTATCAGTAAATTACAAAGCGAGTCAAAAATGGAACTTTAATGCGGTGTGGAATTTGCAATCAGGCAGACCCTTTACAGCCCCTAGTGCCATTATTCGAAATCCTGGAGGGCTTGAGCAAGTAGTTTATGGACCAAGAAACAATAGCCGTTTACCGGTTTATCATCGTCTTGATTTAGGAGCAGAATATAGTTTTACAAAAAAAGACCGCGACAGGAAATGGTCATTTGGGATAATTAATGCCTACAATCGAGTGAATCCTTTTTATTATCGGCTTTTTCCAAAAATGGTCGGGACTAATTCAAGTGGGACAGTTGATTACTTTGAAAATCAATACACGGGTCAGGGCTTTCTTCCATTTTTACCCTATGTTTCTTATCAGTTTAATTTGTTTAAAAACAGAAAATGA
- a CDS encoding DUF4249 family protein produces MRIGIFNVLLFFFILSCDTNVDFEGKEYPTEPVVYAHLNADSTVEARISYSAPVRGEFASNREINDAKVVLIENGKDSIRLKLISEGKYQASYIPDLESHYKLWVKTDYGSMLSSTVQIPVKPSELSSSLEPYQKGFYNYTDLLRTKWEVGRQKPQFLKLQVGYADSKQFQSIRITSVEDALISACGGFDASDGGKLYFIGDVSMNGQRYECIESDSLEMSVAFNRDSVPEGNRDLLVKFATTSPQYHEFEAQLIDYRAIDLFFEEPVPPYTNFDNGYGYFAAFNEVTISLNL; encoded by the coding sequence ATGAGAATAGGTATTTTTAATGTTTTATTATTTTTCTTCATCTTATCATGTGATACTAATGTCGATTTTGAAGGAAAGGAATATCCAACAGAGCCAGTAGTTTATGCTCATTTGAATGCAGATTCGACTGTAGAAGCTCGAATTAGCTATTCTGCGCCAGTGAGAGGGGAGTTCGCATCTAACCGAGAAATCAATGATGCGAAAGTGGTTTTGATAGAAAATGGAAAAGACAGTATTCGCTTAAAATTAATTTCGGAAGGGAAATATCAGGCAAGCTATATTCCTGATTTGGAATCACACTATAAGCTATGGGTAAAAACTGATTATGGTAGTATGTTGTCAAGTACTGTTCAAATACCAGTGAAGCCAAGCGAGCTCTCTTCAAGTTTAGAGCCCTATCAAAAAGGATTTTATAATTATACTGATTTATTAAGGACGAAATGGGAAGTAGGGAGGCAGAAGCCACAATTTTTGAAGCTGCAAGTAGGTTATGCGGATTCAAAGCAGTTTCAATCTATCCGGATTACTTCTGTAGAGGATGCGCTTATTTCTGCATGTGGGGGCTTTGATGCCTCGGACGGAGGAAAGTTATATTTTATTGGAGATGTAAGTATGAATGGCCAAAGGTATGAATGCATTGAATCTGATTCCTTAGAAATGTCGGTAGCCTTTAATAGAGATTCTGTACCCGAAGGAAATAGGGATTTATTAGTGAAATTTGCAACAACTTCCCCCCAATATCATGAATTTGAAGCGCAATTAATTGACTATAGAGCAATAGATTTGTTTTTTGAAGAGCCTGTCCCTCCCTATACAAATTTTGATAATGGATATGGATATTTTGCTGCTTTCAATGAAGTGACTATATCTTTGAATTTATAG
- a CDS encoding acyl-CoA carboxylase subunit beta, whose protein sequence is MGKNDMEKPVYTKPTNKGKNELLAEKNKQALKGGGEARIEAQHEKGKLTARERIDLLMDEGSFEEIGKFVMHRCKDFGLEKQHYPGDGVVTGYGTISGRLTYVFSQDFTVFGGSLSETHAEKIVKIMEMATKNGAPVIGLNDSGGARIQEGVVSLGGYADIFYRNVRASGVVPQISAIMGPCAGGAVYSPAMTDFIMMVENTSYMFVTGPNVVKTVTQENVTSEELGGASTHSTKSGVTHFSCANELECINNIKKLLSYVPQNCEDPAPSVPYDLKDDEARAPLNDIIPDNPNQPYDMREVIEGTVDDNSFFEVHKNYAENIVVGFAHLAGRSIGIVGNQPASLAGVLDNDASKKAARFVRFCDSFNIPLLVFEDVPGFLPGTDQEWNGIITNGAKLLYAFSEATVPRVTVITRKAYGGAYDVMNSKHIGADMNYAWPTAEIAVMGAKGAAEIIFRKEIAAADDKEAKLAEKVEEYTEKFANPYRAAHRGYIDEVILPSNTRKKLIKAFSMLENKVDKLPKKKHGNIPL, encoded by the coding sequence ATGGGAAAAAACGATATGGAAAAACCTGTTTATACTAAACCGACAAACAAAGGGAAAAACGAACTGCTTGCAGAAAAAAATAAACAAGCCTTAAAAGGTGGTGGTGAAGCAAGAATAGAAGCCCAGCACGAAAAAGGAAAATTGACAGCCAGAGAAAGAATAGATCTACTAATGGATGAAGGTTCTTTTGAAGAAATTGGCAAATTCGTTATGCACCGATGCAAGGATTTCGGATTAGAAAAACAACACTACCCGGGAGATGGTGTGGTAACAGGATACGGAACTATTTCAGGTAGATTAACTTACGTTTTTAGTCAGGATTTCACCGTTTTTGGAGGCTCGCTATCCGAGACCCATGCAGAAAAAATAGTGAAGATAATGGAGATGGCTACGAAAAATGGGGCTCCGGTAATTGGTTTAAATGACTCAGGTGGAGCTAGAATTCAAGAAGGAGTTGTTTCTTTAGGTGGTTATGCCGATATATTCTATCGAAATGTAAGAGCTTCAGGAGTAGTTCCGCAAATCTCCGCAATCATGGGACCTTGTGCTGGTGGAGCAGTTTATTCACCTGCTATGACTGACTTTATCATGATGGTTGAGAATACCAGCTATATGTTCGTCACAGGTCCAAATGTTGTAAAAACAGTAACCCAAGAAAACGTAACTTCCGAAGAATTAGGAGGGGCTAGTACCCATAGTACTAAAAGTGGTGTAACTCATTTTTCTTGCGCCAATGAATTGGAATGCATCAATAACATCAAAAAATTACTTAGTTACGTTCCACAAAATTGTGAAGACCCAGCACCTTCAGTTCCTTATGATCTTAAGGATGATGAAGCCAGAGCGCCGTTAAATGACATAATTCCCGACAATCCTAACCAACCATATGACATGAGAGAGGTGATTGAAGGAACAGTTGATGATAATAGTTTTTTTGAAGTTCATAAAAACTATGCTGAAAATATAGTGGTGGGTTTTGCTCATTTAGCTGGAAGAAGCATAGGAATCGTAGGAAATCAACCTGCCTCTTTAGCTGGGGTTTTAGATAATGATGCTAGTAAAAAAGCCGCTCGGTTTGTACGCTTCTGCGATAGTTTCAATATTCCACTCTTAGTATTTGAAGATGTACCTGGTTTCCTTCCAGGAACTGATCAGGAATGGAACGGGATTATCACGAATGGTGCCAAGTTATTGTATGCTTTCAGTGAAGCCACTGTTCCTAGAGTCACAGTAATTACCAGAAAGGCGTATGGTGGAGCTTATGATGTGATGAATTCCAAACACATAGGAGCAGATATGAATTATGCATGGCCAACTGCTGAAATTGCTGTAATGGGTGCTAAAGGTGCCGCTGAAATCATCTTCCGTAAAGAAATTGCAGCTGCAGATGATAAAGAAGCCAAACTAGCAGAAAAAGTAGAAGAGTATACTGAGAAATTTGCCAATCCATATAGAGCAGCTCATAGAGGTTATATTGACGAAGTGATCCTTCCTTCGAATACGAGGAAAAAATTAATTAAAGCTTTTTCAATGTTGGAAAACAAAGTGGACAAACTTCCAAAGAAAAAACATGGAAACATTCCATTATAA